In a single window of the Halobaculum lipolyticum genome:
- a CDS encoding replication factor A (Replication protein A protects and stabilize the intermediate ssDNA that is generated by the unwinding action of a DNA helicase at the replication fork. In addition, SSBs prevent the formation of secondary structures by single-stranded template DNA.), translated as MADLQTHADEIHEQFSDHLDLTVEEIEERLASLVNEYSVPVDEARRSVVNSYLDEAGLERDALGSGGAEQVLVGDIDEDEQWVDLRVKVAQLWDPNHDSIAQVGLLGDESGTIKFVSFSTSELEELEEGVSYALSNVVTDEYQGNYSVKLNRTTTITELDEEIEVGDDSDEVEGALVDIQSGSGLIKRCPEDDCTRVLQNGRCSEHGQVDGEFDLRIKAVLDDGDAVQEVIFNEEATAELTGIDLDEAKQMAQDALDTTVVGEEMADMIVGRYYRVRGPTLGRYVLADEFEELSGTDATVDAESLLIRARSL; from the coding sequence ATGGCAGACCTGCAAACCCACGCGGACGAGATACACGAGCAGTTTTCGGACCACTTGGACCTCACCGTCGAGGAGATCGAGGAGCGCCTCGCCTCGCTGGTGAACGAGTACAGCGTGCCCGTCGACGAGGCACGCCGGAGCGTCGTCAACTCCTACCTCGACGAGGCGGGGCTGGAGCGGGACGCGCTCGGCTCCGGCGGGGCCGAACAGGTGCTCGTCGGCGACATCGACGAGGACGAACAGTGGGTCGACCTTCGCGTGAAGGTCGCCCAACTGTGGGACCCCAACCACGACTCCATCGCCCAAGTCGGCCTGCTCGGCGACGAGTCCGGCACGATCAAGTTCGTCTCGTTCTCGACGAGCGAACTCGAAGAACTGGAGGAGGGCGTCAGCTACGCCCTCTCGAACGTCGTCACCGACGAGTACCAGGGCAACTACTCGGTGAAGCTCAACCGGACGACCACCATCACCGAACTCGACGAGGAGATCGAGGTCGGCGACGACTCCGACGAGGTCGAGGGCGCCCTCGTCGACATCCAGTCCGGCTCGGGCCTCATCAAGCGCTGCCCGGAGGACGACTGCACGCGCGTGCTCCAGAACGGCCGCTGTAGCGAGCACGGCCAGGTCGACGGCGAGTTCGACCTCCGCATCAAGGCCGTCCTCGACGACGGCGACGCCGTCCAGGAGGTCATCTTCAACGAGGAAGCGACCGCCGAGTTGACCGGCATCGACCTCGACGAGGCCAAGCAGATGGCCCAGGACGCCCTCGACACCACGGTGGTGGGCGAGGAGATGGCCGACATGATCGTCGGGCGCTACTACCGCGTGCGCGGTCCCACGCTGGGCCGGTACGTGTTGGCCGACGAGTTCGAGGAACTGTCCGGCACCGACGCCACCGTCGACGCCGAGTCGCTGCTGATCCGCGCGAGGTCCCTGTAA
- a CDS encoding DUF7091 family protein: MGDRLRRVLHQQARKAGREYARSKRAYRDGRDWGDNRAADFDLPTDAEDRARIVCRRHAEKRRVAVNRDGEPACFEADHPDCEGCAEDVREGRIQTW; this comes from the coding sequence CTGGGCGACAGACTCCGACGCGTCCTCCACCAGCAGGCTCGGAAGGCGGGTCGCGAGTACGCGCGGAGCAAGCGTGCCTACCGCGACGGGCGCGACTGGGGCGACAACCGCGCCGCCGACTTCGACCTCCCGACGGACGCGGAGGACCGCGCCCGGATCGTCTGCCGCCGCCACGCCGAGAAGCGCCGCGTCGCCGTCAACCGCGACGGCGAGCCGGCGTGTTTCGAGGCCGACCATCCCGACTGCGAGGGCTGTGCCGAGGACGTGCGCGAGGGGCGGATCCAGACGTGGTGA
- a CDS encoding DUF5814 domain-containing protein codes for MAITDKIYLKNHRQIASQLDANIPKGAFKGATLDLVFSGDGLADLDEATRDRVLEFAEDFLDCGCDDAPYCGHPERKFVSYLLELRAQGLGPDAIVDVMGDDYMLYAYPGDVLSFLDSAVRTLEATESLAAVEGDEEARERAAEARDALAR; via the coding sequence GTGGCCATTACGGACAAGATCTACCTGAAGAACCACCGCCAGATCGCCTCCCAACTCGACGCCAACATCCCGAAGGGCGCGTTCAAGGGGGCGACGCTGGATCTGGTGTTCTCGGGCGACGGACTCGCCGACCTCGACGAGGCGACGCGCGACCGCGTGCTGGAGTTCGCCGAGGACTTCCTCGACTGCGGCTGCGACGACGCGCCCTACTGCGGCCACCCCGAGCGGAAGTTCGTCTCGTACCTGCTGGAACTGCGCGCGCAGGGGCTGGGTCCCGACGCCATCGTCGACGTGATGGGCGACGACTACATGCTGTACGCGTACCCCGGCGACGTGCTCTCGTTCCTCGACTCGGCGGTGCGCACGCTGGAGGCGACCGAGTCGCTCGCGGCCGTCGAAGGCGACGAGGAGGCACGCGAGCGGGCCGCCGAGGCCCGCGACGCGTTGGCGCGGTAA
- a CDS encoding Tfx family DNA-binding protein: MADEGSLDAVDVDELLDRAGFDAERSVLTRRQAEVLALRERDVRQADIAELLGTSRANVSSVESSARDNVEKARETIAFSEALSAPVRIEIAAGTDLYDVPDRVYDACDAADVKVNHTAPDLMKLVSDEAGDAVRGREVVAPILVGITGTGTVRVRRSE, encoded by the coding sequence ATGGCAGACGAGGGGAGTCTCGACGCGGTCGACGTCGACGAGTTACTCGACCGCGCCGGCTTCGACGCCGAGCGGAGCGTCCTCACGCGCCGGCAGGCCGAGGTGTTGGCGCTGCGCGAGCGCGACGTCAGGCAGGCCGACATCGCCGAGCTGTTGGGCACCTCCCGCGCGAACGTGTCGAGCGTGGAGTCGTCGGCGCGCGACAACGTCGAGAAGGCCCGCGAGACGATCGCGTTCTCGGAGGCGCTGTCGGCGCCCGTCCGCATCGAGATCGCCGCCGGCACCGACCTGTACGACGTCCCGGACCGCGTGTACGACGCCTGCGACGCCGCCGACGTGAAGGTGAACCACACCGCGCCGGACCTGATGAAACTGGTGAGCGACGAGGCCGGCGACGCCGTCCGGGGGCGCGAGGTCGTCGCCCCGATCCTCGTCGGGATCACCGGCACGGGAACCGTCCGCGTCCGCCGCTCGGAGTGA
- a CDS encoding SDR family oxidoreductase → MDLRLDGDTALVTASSSGLGFAAASSLAAEGANVVVCGRTPERLRTAEAALADEPGEVLAVETDVTDREDVAALVEATVDEFGGLDHVVTSAGGVPPGTFDEATDEQWHGAFDTLVMSAVWTLRASRPHLADSDAGTVTCITSTSVREAIDGLVLSNAVRRTVIGLVKTVAREWAPEVRANAVLPGAHETARIEELIEDAIERGEVDTYEEGLADWAADIPLDRIGDPGELGDVVAFLASERASFVTGTALPVDGGTLRS, encoded by the coding sequence ATGGATCTGCGACTCGACGGCGACACGGCGTTGGTGACGGCGAGTTCGAGCGGCCTCGGCTTCGCGGCGGCGTCGTCGCTGGCGGCCGAAGGCGCGAACGTGGTGGTGTGCGGCCGGACGCCCGAGCGACTGCGGACCGCCGAAGCCGCGCTCGCGGACGAACCGGGCGAGGTGCTGGCGGTCGAGACCGACGTGACCGACCGCGAGGACGTGGCCGCGCTCGTCGAGGCGACCGTCGACGAGTTCGGCGGACTCGACCACGTCGTCACGAGCGCCGGCGGGGTCCCGCCGGGCACGTTCGACGAGGCGACCGACGAGCAGTGGCACGGCGCGTTCGACACGCTCGTCATGAGCGCCGTCTGGACGCTCCGAGCGTCCCGCCCACATCTCGCCGACAGCGACGCGGGGACGGTCACCTGTATCACCTCGACGTCCGTCCGCGAGGCCATCGACGGACTGGTGCTCTCGAACGCCGTCCGGCGGACGGTGATCGGGCTGGTGAAGACCGTCGCGCGGGAGTGGGCGCCGGAAGTGCGCGCCAACGCCGTGTTGCCGGGCGCTCACGAGACGGCGCGTATCGAGGAACTGATCGAGGACGCCATCGAGCGCGGTGAGGTCGACACCTACGAGGAGGGACTGGCCGACTGGGCCGCGGACATCCCGCTGGACCGCATCGGCGACCCCGGCGAACTCGGCGACGTGGTCGCGTTCCTCGCGTCCGAGCGGGCGTCGTTCGTCACCGGCACGGCCCTCCCCGTCGACGGCGGTACGCTCCGATCGTAA
- a CDS encoding RPA family protein codes for MSQSVPTREVARRVFASEYNDASYTFKESDDERAPLYLLLPTGERANRVFIVGTLTEKEDVGEDSEYWRGRIVDPTGTFFTYAGQYQPEAASALRELEPPAYVAVVGKPRTYETDDGNVNVSVRPESITTVDAATRDRWVAETAARTLDRIEAFDDEGNEYARMAREQYDLPVEEYRDAAVAALQSLDDSDELEGEAPA; via the coding sequence ATGAGCCAGTCTGTCCCCACCCGAGAGGTCGCACGCCGCGTGTTCGCGAGCGAGTACAACGACGCCAGCTACACGTTCAAGGAGTCCGACGACGAGCGGGCGCCGCTGTACCTGCTGCTCCCGACCGGCGAGCGCGCCAACCGCGTGTTCATCGTCGGCACCCTCACCGAGAAGGAGGACGTCGGCGAGGACAGCGAGTACTGGCGCGGGCGCATCGTCGATCCGACGGGGACGTTCTTCACCTACGCCGGGCAGTACCAGCCCGAGGCGGCGAGCGCGCTCCGCGAGTTGGAGCCGCCCGCCTACGTCGCCGTGGTCGGCAAGCCCCGGACGTACGAGACGGACGACGGCAACGTGAACGTCTCCGTCCGGCCCGAGTCCATCACGACCGTCGACGCCGCGACCCGGGACCGCTGGGTCGCCGAGACGGCCGCCCGGACGCTCGACCGCATCGAGGCGTTCGACGACGAGGGCAACGAGTACGCGCGGATGGCCCGCGAGCAGTACGACCTGCCCGTCGAGGAGTACCGCGACGCCGCCGTCGCCGCGCTCCAGTCGCTCGACGACAGCGACGAGTTGGAAGGCGAGGCGCCGGCGTAA
- a CDS encoding CBS domain-containing protein: MRGIRVGRVAGIPIQLNWTFLLVLPLFAYLIGSQVGEFSGLVADTFGVAIASDALTGGVLPWVLGTAAAVGLFVSVLLHEFGHSLTAMHYGYRINAITLWLFGGVAQFEEMPEDWRQEFAVAIMGPAVSIALGVIAYAVLVTVSLPATAAFVVGYLALMNLVLAAFNLLPGFPMDGGRVLRALLAIRFPHARATQIAAEVGKVFAFLLGLFGLFGGNWLTVGLAFFIYIAASSESQQTTMRAAFQGVSVGDIMTPRDSLKTVEPRTSVAQLMERMFRERHTGYPVLKNGRLVGMVTLEDAQGVREVERDAYTVQDVMATDITSVTPEADALAALEAMQQSGVGRLAVVDAEGDLVGLISRSDLMTAFNIIQQGGRESLGLGGDAGVLPDVGGRGV; encoded by the coding sequence ATGCGAGGAATCCGTGTCGGGCGGGTCGCCGGTATCCCGATACAGCTGAACTGGACGTTCCTGCTCGTGCTCCCGTTGTTCGCGTACCTCATCGGGAGCCAAGTGGGGGAGTTCTCGGGGCTCGTCGCCGACACCTTCGGCGTCGCCATCGCGAGCGACGCCCTCACGGGCGGCGTGTTGCCGTGGGTGCTGGGAACCGCCGCCGCGGTCGGACTGTTCGTCTCGGTGTTGCTCCACGAGTTCGGGCACTCGCTCACCGCGATGCACTACGGCTACCGCATCAACGCCATCACGCTGTGGCTGTTCGGCGGCGTGGCCCAGTTCGAGGAGATGCCCGAAGACTGGAGACAGGAGTTCGCGGTCGCGATCATGGGTCCGGCCGTCTCCATCGCGCTCGGCGTGATCGCGTACGCCGTCCTCGTCACGGTGAGTCTGCCCGCGACCGCCGCGTTCGTCGTCGGCTACCTCGCGCTGATGAACCTCGTGCTCGCGGCGTTCAACCTCCTCCCCGGCTTCCCGATGGACGGCGGCCGCGTCCTCCGGGCGCTGTTGGCGATCCGCTTCCCGCACGCCCGCGCGACCCAGATCGCCGCGGAGGTCGGGAAGGTGTTCGCGTTCCTGCTGGGCCTGTTCGGGCTGTTCGGCGGCAACTGGCTCACGGTGGGGCTGGCGTTCTTCATCTACATCGCCGCCTCCAGCGAGTCCCAGCAGACGACGATGCGCGCGGCGTTCCAAGGGGTCAGCGTCGGCGACATCATGACGCCGCGCGACAGCCTCAAGACGGTCGAGCCGCGCACGAGCGTCGCCCAGTTGATGGAGCGGATGTTCCGCGAGCGCCACACGGGCTACCCGGTGTTGAAGAACGGGAGGCTCGTCGGGATGGTGACGCTGGAGGACGCACAGGGCGTCCGCGAGGTCGAGCGCGACGCCTACACCGTCCAGGACGTCATGGCGACCGACATCACGAGCGTCACGCCCGAGGCCGACGCGCTCGCGGCGCTGGAGGCGATGCAACAGAGCGGCGTCGGCCGGCTCGCCGTCGTCGACGCCGAGGGCGACCTCGTCGGCCTCATCTCCCGCAGCGACCTCATGACCGCCTTCAATATCATCCAGCAGGGCGGGCGCGAGTCGCTCGGTCTCGGCGGCGACGCGGGCGTCCTCCCCGACGTGGGCGGGCGCGGCGTCTGA
- a CDS encoding tRNA (guanine(26)-N(2))-dimethyltransferase, which produces MEITEGGVAVEVEGARDGASEGRADEVFYNPEMELNRDVTVAVLRAYAEREPRAETYLDAMAASGVRATRAAAEGWDVTAADVDEDAVALAERNLADYGGEALHRDANALLHEGFYDVVDVDPYGSPMPFVDAAVAGTRNLLCVTATDTAPLCGAHFESGVRRYDTTPRNTEYHPEMGLRVLIGALVRRAATRDKAAVPICSHVSRHYARTYLELEANATEANATLERLGFVHHCQDCLERDHEFGRLPDVPEDCPYCGSSRVVTAGPIWLGPIADTDFVDRVASAVTDDMGEAKRARKLLDTVAGELDSPTHYDQHRLYKLWSRPAIGMDEFVETLRERGFSASRAHYSGTAFKTDATVAEMREATGDGD; this is translated from the coding sequence ATGGAGATCACCGAGGGCGGCGTCGCCGTCGAAGTCGAGGGCGCACGCGACGGCGCGAGCGAGGGGCGCGCCGACGAGGTGTTCTACAACCCCGAGATGGAACTGAACCGCGACGTCACCGTCGCGGTCCTCCGGGCGTACGCCGAGCGCGAACCGCGCGCCGAGACGTACCTCGACGCGATGGCCGCCTCCGGGGTCCGTGCGACCCGGGCGGCCGCCGAGGGGTGGGACGTGACCGCCGCCGACGTCGACGAGGACGCGGTCGCGCTCGCCGAGCGGAACCTCGCCGACTACGGCGGCGAGGCGCTGCACCGGGACGCGAACGCGCTGTTGCACGAGGGGTTCTACGACGTGGTCGACGTCGACCCGTACGGCTCCCCGATGCCGTTCGTCGACGCCGCCGTGGCGGGCACCCGCAACCTCCTGTGTGTCACCGCGACCGACACCGCGCCGCTGTGTGGCGCCCACTTCGAGTCGGGCGTGCGCCGGTACGACACGACCCCGCGAAACACCGAGTACCACCCCGAGATGGGGCTGCGGGTGTTGATCGGCGCGCTCGTGCGTCGCGCCGCCACCCGCGACAAGGCGGCCGTCCCGATCTGTTCGCACGTCTCGCGCCACTACGCGCGGACGTACCTCGAACTGGAGGCGAACGCGACCGAGGCGAACGCGACCCTAGAGCGATTGGGGTTCGTCCACCACTGTCAGGACTGTCTCGAGCGCGACCACGAGTTCGGCCGCCTCCCGGACGTGCCGGAGGACTGCCCGTACTGTGGGTCGAGCCGGGTCGTGACGGCCGGCCCGATCTGGCTCGGACCGATCGCCGACACCGACTTCGTCGACCGGGTCGCGAGCGCGGTGACCGACGACATGGGGGAGGCGAAGCGCGCCCGGAAGCTCCTCGACACCGTCGCGGGCGAGTTGGACAGCCCGACCCACTACGACCAACACCGCCTGTACAAACTGTGGAGTCGCCCCGCCATCGGGATGGACGAGTTCGTCGAGACGCTGCGGGAGCGCGGTTTCTCGGCGTCGCGCGCCCACTACTCGGGGACCGCGTTCAAGACCGACGCGACGGTCGCCGAGATGCGCGAGGCGACCGGCGACGGGGACTGA
- a CDS encoding ribbon-helix-helix protein, CopG family — translation MGSKNKTVSFRVNEDAFEALREIADERDLSLSAVFRDYVDTLVAHDGQVEVVPEHRMEEADGDGESFPPTVEVPKSFVREHERLELEAEHLREQLDEYKAFVTFLQDKLEESDDAEEVVFLEELDGGRDDDEPYQLG, via the coding sequence ATGGGCAGCAAGAACAAGACGGTCTCCTTCCGCGTCAACGAGGACGCCTTCGAGGCGCTGCGGGAGATCGCCGACGAACGGGACCTGTCGCTGTCGGCGGTGTTCCGCGACTACGTCGACACGCTGGTCGCCCACGACGGACAGGTGGAGGTCGTCCCGGAGCACCGCATGGAGGAGGCCGACGGCGACGGCGAGTCGTTCCCGCCGACCGTCGAGGTGCCCAAGAGCTTCGTCCGCGAGCACGAGCGGCTGGAACTGGAGGCCGAACACCTCCGCGAGCAGCTGGACGAGTACAAGGCGTTCGTCACGTTCCTCCAGGACAAACTCGAGGAGAGCGACGACGCCGAGGAGGTCGTGTTTCTGGAGGAGCTGGACGGCGGTCGCGACGACGACGAGCCGTACCAGCTCGGGTAG
- a CDS encoding mannose-1-phosphate guanylyltransferase → MDRPVVAVILAGGTGSRLYPASRSHRPKQFLALGEGDDSLLARTAARTGFADATLVATRPAFADAVTEHAPDAEVVVEPAGKDTGPAILYATHRARAAVDGDPVVVVLPADHHVPDGDAFARTMTRGARVAADTDRLVAFGVEPTRPATGYGYIEPGAERTVATDGAAGEPDDADAAHAADATYRELAAFHEKPDADTATAYVDAGYLWNAGIFAWTPEALFREARDSPLGPLVDALDREDPDPEGGFDAVDPVSVDYAVMERAERAAVVPADFAWDDLGAWDALDRVLDADADGNAVAEPAVTLTVDAADNVVAGDGDTHVSLVGVEDLCVVAYDDRVLVVPKERAQAVRDAVDALNRRGEF, encoded by the coding sequence ATGGACCGACCGGTCGTAGCCGTGATCCTCGCGGGCGGCACCGGCTCCCGGCTGTACCCCGCCTCCCGGAGCCACCGCCCCAAGCAGTTCCTCGCGCTCGGCGAGGGCGACGACAGCCTGCTCGCGCGCACCGCCGCCCGGACCGGCTTCGCGGACGCGACGCTCGTCGCCACCCGCCCGGCGTTCGCCGACGCGGTGACCGAGCACGCACCCGACGCCGAGGTCGTCGTCGAGCCGGCCGGCAAGGACACCGGGCCGGCGATCCTCTACGCGACCCACCGTGCCCGCGCGGCGGTCGACGGCGACCCCGTAGTCGTGGTGCTCCCCGCCGACCACCACGTGCCCGACGGCGACGCCTTCGCGCGGACGATGACACGGGGCGCCCGCGTCGCCGCCGACACCGATCGACTCGTCGCGTTCGGCGTCGAGCCGACGCGTCCGGCGACCGGCTACGGCTACATCGAACCCGGCGCGGAACGGACCGTCGCGACCGACGGTGCCGCCGGCGAACCCGACGACGCCGACGCTGCCCACGCTGCCGACGCGACGTATCGCGAACTCGCCGCGTTCCACGAGAAGCCCGACGCCGACACCGCTACGGCGTACGTCGACGCGGGCTACCTGTGGAACGCCGGGATCTTCGCGTGGACGCCGGAGGCGCTGTTCCGCGAGGCGCGCGACAGCCCGCTCGGTCCGCTCGTCGACGCGCTCGACCGCGAGGACCCCGACCCCGAGGGGGGGTTCGACGCGGTCGACCCGGTGAGCGTCGACTACGCCGTGATGGAGCGCGCCGAGCGCGCGGCCGTCGTCCCCGCCGACTTCGCGTGGGACGACCTCGGCGCCTGGGACGCGCTCGACCGCGTGCTCGACGCCGACGCCGACGGCAACGCCGTCGCCGAGCCGGCGGTGACGCTGACCGTCGACGCCGCGGACAACGTCGTCGCCGGCGACGGCGACACCCACGTCTCGCTCGTCGGGGTCGAGGACCTCTGTGTCGTCGCCTACGACGACCGCGTGCTCGTCGTCCCGAAGGAGCGCGCCCAGGCGGTCCGCGACGCGGTCGACGCGCTGAACCGCCGCGGCGAGTTCTGA
- a CDS encoding cupin domain-containing protein gives MSDTETPTADGPAPVVKRGGEVAAETVDAGEGMSKAVLLDESDGAPNFAMRRFELAPGATVPTHTNEVEHEQYVLAGEYTVGIDGETYTVAAGDALLIPAGVPHWYRNDGDEPGAFVCVVPNGDDTIHVLDDE, from the coding sequence ATGAGCGACACCGAGACGCCGACGGCGGACGGGCCGGCACCGGTCGTGAAGCGCGGCGGCGAGGTCGCCGCCGAGACGGTCGACGCGGGCGAGGGGATGTCGAAGGCGGTCCTGCTCGACGAGTCCGACGGCGCCCCGAACTTCGCGATGCGCCGGTTCGAGTTGGCGCCCGGCGCGACGGTCCCGACCCACACGAACGAGGTCGAACACGAACAGTACGTCCTCGCGGGCGAGTACACCGTGGGGATCGACGGGGAGACGTACACGGTGGCCGCGGGCGACGCGCTCCTCATCCCGGCCGGGGTCCCGCACTGGTACCGCAACGACGGCGACGAACCGGGCGCGTTCGTCTGCGTGGTGCCGAACGGCGACGACACGATCCACGTGCTCGACGACGAGTAG
- a CDS encoding HalOD1 output domain-containing protein, whose amino-acid sequence MSVPNDDRVVIELLAPSRTDARRPVSERVVERVAAAEDRAPDELDPRLHDAVDPDALDRIVAGGTADTTVTFRFHGYVVTVAGDGTVEVAAADGE is encoded by the coding sequence ATGTCCGTGCCGAACGACGACCGGGTCGTGATCGAACTGCTGGCTCCCTCCCGAACGGACGCCCGCCGCCCCGTGAGCGAGCGTGTCGTCGAGCGCGTCGCCGCCGCCGAGGACCGCGCCCCGGACGAACTCGACCCCCGTCTGCACGACGCCGTCGACCCCGACGCGCTCGACCGGATCGTCGCCGGCGGCACCGCCGACACGACGGTGACGTTCCGGTTCCACGGGTACGTCGTGACCGTCGCCGGCGACGGAACCGTCGAGGTCGCCGCCGCCGACGGCGAGTGA
- a CDS encoding TRAM domain-containing protein, producing MADCPLADDCPRFSERIAGMGCQHYGDRGGAEWCNEYNMPISDLKQQPVKPGEEVVVEVDDIHESGAGVGRTEDGFIVMVDGLLPPARAVVRIDRVKQNHAKAKHVVERLPDEEESEEGVDGADVVAADDAGDEPESRRERLGSRDNFWGS from the coding sequence ATGGCGGACTGTCCACTCGCCGACGATTGTCCCCGGTTCTCCGAACGGATCGCGGGGATGGGGTGTCAACACTACGGCGACCGCGGCGGCGCCGAGTGGTGTAACGAGTACAACATGCCCATCTCGGACCTGAAGCAGCAGCCGGTGAAACCCGGCGAGGAGGTCGTCGTCGAGGTCGACGACATCCACGAGAGCGGCGCCGGTGTCGGTCGGACCGAGGACGGCTTCATCGTGATGGTCGACGGGCTGCTGCCGCCCGCCCGCGCTGTCGTCCGGATCGACCGGGTGAAGCAGAACCACGCGAAGGCGAAACACGTCGTCGAACGGCTCCCCGACGAGGAGGAGAGCGAGGAGGGCGTCGACGGAGCCGACGTGGTGGCGGCCGACGACGCCGGCGACGAACCGGAGTCGCGTCGCGAACGGCTGGGATCGCGCGACAACTTCTGGGGTTCGTAG